A stretch of Sebastes fasciatus isolate fSebFas1 chromosome 19, fSebFas1.pri, whole genome shotgun sequence DNA encodes these proteins:
- the cdk9 gene encoding cyclin-dependent kinase 9, translated as MQREKTSNAGSTAEKPDREAAIMSKYYDGVEFPFCDEFSKYEKMAKIGQGTFGEVFKAKHRQTGKKVALKKVLMENEKEGFPITALREIKILQLLKHENVVNLIEICRTKATQFNRYKGSIYLVFDFCEHDLAGLLSNANVKFTLAEIKKVMQMLLNGLYYIHRNKILHRDMKAANVLITRDGVLKLADFGLARAFSLAKNSQGNRYTNRVVTLWYRPPELLLGERDYGPPIDLWGAGCIMAEMWTRSPIMQGNTEQHQLTLISQLCGSITAEVWPGVDKKYELYQKMELPKGQKRKVKDRLKAYVKDPYALDLIDKLLVLDPAQRTDSDDALNHDFFWSDPMPSDLKNMLSTHNTSMFEYLAPPRRRGHMPQQQPNQNRNPATTSQTEFDRVF; from the exons ATGCAGCGAGAGAAAACAAGCAACGCCGGCAGCACGGCTGAAAA GCCGGACCGAGAGGCCGCCATCATGTCGAAGTACTACGATGGAGTCGAGTTTCCTTTCTGTGATGAGTTCTCCAAATACGAAAAGATGGCCAAAATAGGACAAGGAACATTTGG GGAGGTGTTCAAAGCAAAGCACAGACAGACTGGGAAAAAGGTCGCACTGAAGAAAGTTCTgatggaaaatgagaaagaagGG TTCCCAATCACAGCTCTGAGAGAGATCAAGATACTGCAGCTGCTCAAACATGAGAATGTGGTCAATCTGATTGAGATCTGCAGAACCAAAG CTACTCAATTCAACAGATACAAAGGCAGCATCTACCTGGTGTTTGACTTCTGTGAGCATGACCTGGCCGGACTGTTGAGCAACGCCAATGTGAAGTTCACCCTGGCAGAGATCAAGAAGGTCATGCAGATGCTGCTCAATGGATTGTACTACATCCACAGAAACAAG ATCCTTCACAGAGATATGAAGGCAGCCAACGTGCTCATCACCAGAGACGGTGTCCTGAAGCTGGCTGACTTTGGTTTGGCTCGAGCCTTCAGCCTGGCTAAAAACAGCCAGGGTAACCGCTACACCAACCGCGTGGTCACACTCTGGTACAGACCTCCAGAGCTGCTGTTAG GTGAGCGAGACTACGGCCCCCCCATTGACCTGTGGGGAGCAGGCTGCATCATGGCAGAGATGTGGACCAGAAGTCCCATAATGCAAGGCAACACTGAGCAGCATCAACTCACTCTCATCAGCCAGCTCTGTGGCTCCATCACTGCTGAG GTGTGGCCTGGCGTGGATAAGAAGTATGAACTTTACCAGAAAATGGAGCTGCCTAAAGGCCAAAAGAGGAAAGTAAAGGATCGTCTCAAAGCCTACGTCAAAGACCCGTACGCCCTGGATCTGATAGATAAACTCCTGGTCCTGGACCCGGCACAACGCACAGACAGCGACGACGCCCTCAACCACGACTTCTTCTGGTCCGACCCCATGCCGTCGGACCTGAAGAACATGCTCTCCACTCACAACACCTCCATGTTTGAATATCTGGCTCCACCCAGACGGAGAGGACACATGCCGCAGCAGCAGCCCAACCAGAACAGAAACCCGGCCACCACCAGTCAGACTGAGTTTGATCGAGTGTTTTAG